In Syntrophomonas wolfei subsp. wolfei str. Goettingen G311, a single window of DNA contains:
- a CDS encoding glycosyltransferase family 2 protein, which translates to MKVLIILQWIFLLYMLGLSLSYLILNLISIVTITRYMRSHRLSDFLESFSDYELPISILVPAYNEESTVESTVRSLLQLSYSEFEVIVINDGSRDRTLSILQESFGLVKVPEAYQQRLPVKTIRGFYRSSYYPNLRVIDKENGGKSDALNSAINTCRYPLFCSVDADSILQRDSLKRVVQPFLENPLTVAVGGTIRIVNGSTVEGGFLTKAGLPGKMLVRFQIIEYLRAFLFGRLGWSPLNAILIISGAFGLFRREQVIEAGGYSTDTVGEDMELVVRLHRMLRLKGQPYRITFVPDPICWTEAPEDLSSLRRQRSRWQKGLAEALSKNIQLLFHPRSGTVGWLAFPFMIIFEWFGPVVEVVGYLFVLFGFLTGLVSPLVFVIFFTLALGFGVLISVMALLLEIISYRIYSEPRQILILFLTGILENFGYRQLISLWRLEGLVKWIKGGKLQWGEMVRRADWQK; encoded by the coding sequence ATGAAAGTTCTTATAATCTTACAATGGATATTTCTTCTTTATATGCTGGGTTTGAGTTTGAGTTACCTGATCTTAAATCTCATTTCCATTGTCACCATCACGCGTTATATGCGTTCCCATCGTTTGAGCGATTTTCTGGAGTCATTTTCCGATTATGAATTACCCATAAGTATTTTAGTACCTGCCTACAACGAGGAATCCACAGTGGAATCAACCGTTCGCTCCCTCTTGCAGCTATCCTACTCGGAGTTCGAGGTTATCGTAATAAATGATGGTTCTCGTGACCGTACCTTATCGATTCTGCAAGAAAGCTTTGGCCTGGTTAAAGTTCCCGAGGCTTACCAGCAGCGCTTGCCGGTTAAAACCATACGCGGCTTCTATAGATCAAGCTATTATCCCAATCTGCGGGTAATCGATAAAGAAAACGGAGGGAAGTCCGATGCCTTGAACTCCGCTATTAATACCTGTCGCTATCCCTTGTTTTGTTCGGTGGATGCTGACTCCATCCTGCAACGTGACAGCTTGAAACGGGTGGTACAACCCTTTCTCGAGAATCCTTTGACTGTGGCTGTAGGGGGAACTATTCGTATAGTAAATGGCAGTACGGTAGAGGGAGGATTCCTAACGAAAGCAGGCCTGCCAGGCAAGATGCTGGTTCGTTTTCAGATTATCGAATACTTAAGGGCTTTTCTATTTGGACGTTTGGGCTGGTCTCCGCTAAACGCTATACTGATAATATCTGGTGCTTTTGGGCTTTTTCGCAGGGAACAGGTCATAGAAGCCGGGGGTTACAGTACTGATACGGTAGGAGAAGATATGGAACTGGTGGTACGGCTCCACCGAATGTTAAGGTTAAAGGGGCAGCCCTACCGTATCACCTTCGTTCCCGACCCGATTTGTTGGACCGAGGCTCCAGAGGATCTATCCAGCCTGCGCAGGCAGCGTAGCCGCTGGCAGAAAGGCCTGGCGGAAGCTTTAAGCAAGAATATTCAACTATTGTTTCATCCGCGTAGTGGAACGGTAGGATGGCTGGCTTTTCCCTTTATGATTATTTTTGAGTGGTTCGGGCCGGTAGTAGAAGTAGTAGGCTATCTCTTTGTTCTTTTTGGTTTCTTGACCGGGCTGGTTTCACCGCTGGTTTTTGTAATCTTCTTTACCCTGGCACTGGGTTTTGGTGTATTGATTTCGGTTATGGCCCTTTTATTGGAGATTATCTCTTATCGTATATATTCAGAGCCCCGCCAAATTCTAATTTTGTTCCTGACCGGAATATTGGAAAACTTCGGTTATCGCCAATTAATCAGTCTGTGGCGCTTGGAAGGTCTGGTGAAATGGATTAAAGGTGGCAAATTACAATGGGGAGAGATGGTACGCAGGGCGGATTGGCAGAAGTAG
- a CDS encoding HEAT repeat domain-containing protein, whose translation MNSNGSNCRSEGENAMNKLIAHPEPIINLVILLAIGIITTSLLLLLLMLRVRLHQATQEDHKKQLLCIWEPVLAAASIDCSAVQLPALAKKDYPDVLILWNRFQESMRGESKENLIILGQKLGIEALVERMLSSKDESERTIAALTLGNMGARESWPALEKMALTEVGLSGQVAARALARIDSKAAGPILIPLFIQRHEWPQSRVAAILSDMGAEVITTPMISALLRASPEELARFLRYLPFAYQSEALEALRLLLSEHSEAEVLTACLVAMRNLAEDRDIAVIKNFLHHPEWAVRVQAVNTMARLARREDLPEIIALLSDPNWWVRYRSAQALAELQFISWEKLEEIINQQEDRYARDALTQVMAEKQIREKKR comes from the coding sequence TTGAACTCCAACGGGAGCAACTGTAGAAGTGAAGGTGAAAATGCTATGAACAAGCTCATTGCCCATCCAGAGCCAATTATTAACCTGGTTATACTGCTTGCCATAGGAATTATTACTACATCCTTACTTTTACTATTGCTAATGCTGAGGGTGCGCCTGCACCAGGCGACCCAGGAAGATCACAAGAAGCAGTTGCTGTGTATTTGGGAACCGGTGCTGGCAGCGGCCAGTATTGATTGTTCTGCCGTACAGTTGCCTGCTTTGGCTAAGAAGGATTACCCTGATGTTCTAATTTTATGGAATCGTTTTCAAGAATCCATGCGTGGCGAGTCTAAAGAAAACCTGATTATACTGGGGCAGAAGCTGGGTATTGAAGCTCTGGTAGAACGCATGTTAAGCAGCAAAGATGAATCGGAGCGAACCATTGCGGCCCTTACCCTGGGCAATATGGGTGCTAGAGAGTCCTGGCCAGCTTTAGAGAAAATGGCATTAACAGAAGTTGGACTATCAGGTCAGGTTGCTGCACGAGCCCTGGCCCGTATAGATTCAAAAGCTGCCGGTCCCATCCTGATACCTCTCTTCATCCAGCGTCATGAGTGGCCGCAAAGTAGAGTGGCCGCGATTCTCAGTGATATGGGGGCTGAGGTTATTACCACCCCCATGATATCCGCGTTATTGAGAGCTTCTCCCGAAGAACTGGCCCGTTTTTTGCGATACCTGCCTTTTGCCTATCAAAGTGAGGCACTTGAGGCCCTGCGGCTATTGCTGTCTGAGCACAGCGAAGCAGAAGTTTTGACCGCCTGTCTGGTAGCCATGAGGAATTTGGCTGAAGATCGTGATATAGCTGTGATAAAGAACTTCCTTCATCATCCTGAATGGGCGGTGCGGGTTCAGGCGGTAAATACCATGGCCCGGCTGGCCCGTCGTGAGGATCTGCCGGAAATAATAGCTTTACTGTCTGACCCCAACTGGTGGGTGCGTTATCGCTCAGCCCAGGCTTTGGCGGAACTCCAATTTATCAGTTGGGAAAAGCTAGAAGAAATTATAAACCAACAGGAAGATCGTTATGCCCGAGATGCCTTAACCCAGGTAATGGCGGAAAAGCAAATTAGGGAGAAGAAAAGATGA
- a CDS encoding response regulator transcription factor, whose translation MAFKRRFISEPEAREQLLAERQEEMKKIIEEREEILEKLQEEEQNLRVEHEYLQGQLQAAVEHKDMLQELLPLIEIYLHRSREHCLKDIRCFWEMASGLCSPSEGKNEAIDYEPLLLEITENYKRAEDEYSAGREENKAAGKLDETSTPSHSRRAFITDDDSIIRSLLKIILEREGFEVIESGDGRDASRRIAEMEPPDICILDIMLPFIDGRQLVRQIRTKSSWKSTPIIMLTSSSSEKEIVDLLEAGANDYMLKPFNTRELSARVRRLTGYEIKGD comes from the coding sequence TTGGCTTTCAAACGCCGCTTTATTTCAGAACCAGAAGCCAGAGAGCAACTATTGGCCGAAAGGCAAGAAGAAATGAAAAAGATTATTGAGGAGCGGGAAGAGATCCTGGAGAAATTACAGGAAGAAGAGCAAAATCTCCGGGTAGAACATGAGTATCTACAAGGTCAATTGCAAGCTGCTGTTGAGCACAAGGATATGCTGCAGGAACTCTTGCCGTTGATAGAAATCTATCTTCACCGCAGCCGGGAGCATTGCTTAAAAGATATCCGTTGTTTTTGGGAGATGGCCAGCGGTCTTTGTTCCCCATCAGAAGGGAAAAATGAAGCAATTGACTATGAACCGCTGCTTCTGGAAATTACAGAAAATTATAAACGAGCAGAGGATGAATATTCTGCCGGAAGAGAAGAAAACAAAGCTGCTGGCAAGCTAGATGAAACTTCCACACCGTCCCATTCTCGCCGCGCCTTTATTACTGATGATGATAGCATCATCCGCTCCTTGCTGAAGATTATCCTGGAAAGGGAAGGTTTTGAGGTTATTGAGTCGGGTGATGGGCGTGACGCCAGCCGGCGCATAGCTGAAATGGAGCCTCCGGATATTTGCATATTGGATATAATGTTGCCATTTATAGATGGTCGCCAATTGGTTCGGCAAATCCGGACTAAATCTAGCTGGAAGTCTACTCCGATTATTATGCTTACCTCCAGCTCCAGTGAAAAAGAAATTGTAGATCTCCTGGAGGCCGGGGCCAATGACTATATGTTAAAACCCTTTAATACCAGGGAACTATCCGCGCGGGTACGGCGGTTGACCGGATATGAGATTAAGGGTGATTGA
- a CDS encoding MBL fold metallo-hydrolase produces MKVHVLASGSTGNAVLFQFGESKILVDAGISCRRIENGLQAIGTRAGELDAVLLTHEHTDHIKGLDVFIRKYQLPVFARPATWSKIDCRKKFPGECIKELEGTFSLGKVLIEPFAISHDAIDPVGFCFYYGKRKAVIATDLGMVSREVEKALSFSDIAVLESNHDPQMLKNGPYPPYLKKRIEGREGHLSNFDTARLLSTVPRHNPMQVLLAHISQQNNHPMLAQQTVSKIMQDSGCEVGREIGIYPTFPHHGITCTMTRVFAVNAPLFQWADLLAKQDGRGKAN; encoded by the coding sequence ATGAAAGTACATGTCCTGGCCAGTGGGAGTACAGGAAATGCCGTTCTATTCCAGTTTGGAGAAAGCAAAATACTGGTGGACGCCGGCATCAGCTGCCGCCGGATTGAGAACGGACTCCAGGCAATAGGTACGAGAGCGGGGGAATTGGACGCAGTATTGCTTACTCATGAACATACAGATCATATTAAAGGACTGGATGTATTTATCCGCAAGTACCAACTTCCTGTTTTCGCCCGACCGGCTACCTGGAGCAAGATTGATTGCCGTAAAAAATTTCCCGGGGAATGTATTAAAGAGTTGGAGGGGACTTTTTCCCTGGGAAAGGTATTGATAGAACCCTTCGCTATTTCCCACGATGCCATTGATCCGGTAGGATTTTGTTTTTATTATGGGAAACGAAAAGCGGTAATTGCAACTGACCTGGGAATGGTAAGTAGGGAAGTGGAAAAGGCTCTATCTTTTTCTGATATTGCCGTTTTGGAATCCAATCATGATCCCCAAATGCTTAAAAATGGGCCTTATCCCCCTTATCTTAAAAAACGTATAGAAGGCAGGGAAGGTCACCTCTCGAATTTTGATACTGCCCGCCTGCTGAGTACTGTGCCCCGCCATAATCCCATGCAGGTTTTACTGGCCCACATCAGCCAGCAGAATAATCATCCTATGCTGGCTCAGCAAACCGTAAGTAAAATTATGCAAGATTCGGGTTGTGAAGTAGGTCGAGAAATCGGTATATATCCCACTTTTCCTCACCACGGGATTACCTGTACCATGACCAGAGTATTTGCCGTTAATGCGCCTCTTTTTCAATGGGCAGATTTACTGGCGAAGCAGGACGGAAGGGGGAAAGCCAATTGA
- a CDS encoding glycosyltransferase, whose amino-acid sequence MNWESTPVLMLTPFHHMQRGNTLTTLRLQTALRQRGFTVDLLSLEEKGWRDSLREYLINGKYSLVHGFNARYFGGVLTEFPELRNLPLILTTTGSDLNYDLKNSGRDLVLAAFAAAEKIIVFHDYFQKLIGDAYPEYCSKLSTIPQGVWLEESPPIKREMIGLAADNIVFALPSGLRPVKDIELAIDGLQRVYKDFPELRLLIIGPVIDRDYGQKIKQRVSELNWVFYLGEVLHSDMGNYLSLADVILNTSQAEGQPQGLLEGMSQNKPAILTAVPGNLDIIEEGRQGYYVRNQEELAVAARKMLSSAESRQRMGWEAGKLVKEKFSLAREIQSYAELYRQVLSP is encoded by the coding sequence ATGAACTGGGAATCTACGCCAGTTCTGATGCTAACACCTTTCCACCATATGCAGCGGGGGAATACCTTGACCACGCTGCGCCTGCAAACGGCCTTAAGACAGCGAGGTTTCACCGTGGATCTTTTGTCTTTGGAGGAAAAGGGATGGCGGGATAGCCTGCGCGAGTATCTAATTAACGGCAAGTATTCGCTGGTGCACGGTTTTAATGCCCGCTATTTTGGCGGGGTGCTGACGGAGTTTCCTGAGCTCCGAAATTTGCCGCTTATTCTAACCACAACCGGCAGCGATTTAAATTATGATCTCAAGAACTCGGGGAGAGACCTGGTTCTGGCTGCTTTTGCCGCAGCAGAGAAAATCATAGTCTTCCATGATTATTTCCAAAAATTAATTGGGGATGCTTATCCGGAGTATTGTTCTAAGCTTTCAACCATACCCCAGGGAGTATGGCTGGAAGAAAGTCCTCCCATAAAACGAGAAATGATAGGGCTGGCAGCAGATAATATCGTATTTGCTCTGCCCAGCGGCCTCCGTCCAGTAAAAGATATCGAACTGGCTATTGATGGGCTGCAAAGGGTGTATAAGGATTTTCCTGAGCTTCGTCTGCTGATTATTGGCCCAGTGATTGATCGGGACTATGGCCAAAAGATCAAGCAGCGGGTAAGTGAGCTGAATTGGGTATTTTATCTGGGAGAAGTTTTACATAGTGATATGGGAAACTATTTGTCGCTGGCTGATGTAATACTCAACACCTCCCAGGCGGAAGGACAACCCCAGGGATTGCTGGAGGGTATGAGCCAGAACAAACCGGCTATATTGACTGCTGTACCGGGAAATCTGGACATTATTGAGGAAGGACGGCAAGGATACTATGTAAGGAACCAGGAGGAATTGGCTGTGGCAGCCCGGAAGATGCTGTCCTCGGCGGAAAGCCGTCAAAGAATGGGCTGGGAGGCCGGGAAACTGGTAAAAGAAAAATTCTCGCTGGCCAGGGAAATACAGAGCTATGCAGAATTATATCGTCAAGTCCTTAGTCCTTAA
- a CDS encoding PIG-L deacetylase family protein: MENIIVFAPHPDDDIIGCGGSIARQLQQGNKVSIVYLTSGDAGSLKHIKRRMVQIREEEARKAAALLGVSELFFFRNPDGYLEFKRDNLVKIITLIREKRPIAVYIPHSKDQVRDHRVTHELVVEACHRAAGPWFQECEGQPWSVGNIFGYEVWTPLQDPAYVEDISEFMEVKLDALRLHRSQLEEIRYDEAIMGLNRYRGIMTGEGDYCECFELLRANISIKRGAL; the protein is encoded by the coding sequence ATGGAAAATATTATAGTGTTTGCTCCCCATCCTGATGACGATATAATTGGCTGTGGCGGCAGTATTGCCCGGCAGCTGCAACAGGGAAATAAGGTTTCCATAGTCTATCTTACTTCCGGGGATGCGGGAAGCTTGAAACATATAAAGAGGAGAATGGTGCAAATCCGGGAGGAAGAAGCACGGAAGGCCGCAGCCTTGCTTGGGGTCAGCGAGCTCTTTTTTTTCCGCAATCCTGATGGGTATTTGGAGTTTAAACGGGATAATCTGGTAAAAATCATTACCCTGATCCGGGAAAAGAGGCCTATAGCGGTATACATACCACATAGTAAAGATCAGGTCAGGGATCACCGGGTTACCCACGAACTGGTAGTGGAGGCTTGTCATAGGGCAGCAGGGCCCTGGTTTCAAGAATGTGAAGGCCAGCCCTGGTCAGTGGGAAATATTTTTGGTTATGAAGTCTGGACGCCCCTGCAAGATCCAGCTTATGTTGAAGATATAAGCGAATTTATGGAAGTTAAACTCGATGCTCTGAGACTGCACCGTTCTCAATTAGAGGAAATCCGCTATGATGAGGCTATAATGGGCTTGAACCGCTACCGGGGAATAATGACGGGAGAAGGGGATTATTGCGAGTGCTTTGAACTGCTCCGGGCCAATATTTCTATAAAAAGGGGGGCATTATGA